The sequence AGTCAGATTCTGGACAACACAAGTTACAGCAGAGCAATAGTGTATTTGTGTGCTTTGGTGAGAGTGAGACTTACTGCATTTTTTCTCTCCCCTTCACCACAATCTGCCAGATTTTTTGTGTGGTTCTATACGAATTAATTCCCCTTTATAGTTAGTACATTATCGCGACCCTTTCTATTTGACTTGTACTCAGTGTGTTGTGCCTGTAACTTGACTATGTTCTCTCATCATCAATTAAATTATGACTTCCCATGTGGGCAATGGGTGAATTACTGAATCTTCTAAGACCCTAACCACATAGCTAGGAGGTTAATTAACAAAAGACCAGGTGTTCCCCTAATACTGCGGCATGCCCTAGATCCTGAACGAAACCATAATAAATCAGTAGCTAGTATCACAATCTGTGGCCTTCAGCACGAGAGGAGGGTTAATCAATCGATTTAACTAATTACCTGTGTAGAAGACCCATTTGACGGGGCGCCTGGTCTGGGCATCCTCGTAGTAGGTGATGAAGTCGGCCTTGGCCCAGACGTGGCAGTCGAAGCCGTCGGCGGGGGCGCGGCCGAGGTATGTGGCGCCGGGGGCGAGCCAGTCGGGGCGCAGGATGCCGACGCCGACGGCGGCGGAGCGGCAGGCGCGGCGCGCCGGCGTGTAGAAGAAGGAGGTGCCGTTGTTCCACTCCGCGTCGTAGTAGGGCGCGTCGGCGGCCAGCTGGTAGCGGATCACGTGCAGGTTCCGGCCCCCCGGCCAGTCGTACCACAGGTCCGCCAGCGACAGGTTGCCCTTGTAGTCCATCAGCAGCTTCGCGTGGAACTGGTGCGGCCACGGGGTCGGGGCCGGCGGCTGGTCGCCGGCGGCGCGCGGGGCCCCGTggcagaggaggaggacgacggccaggagggggagagggaaaggcgGCATCTTTTTTGTCGAGAGCTCCGGCCACCGCTCGCCGGGATTCTGAAGTCTGAACGAGTAGTGTCAAATCTGAACGAGTGCTAGCCAGTGCATTGATTTCTGGATAGCTCAAAGGGTATTAGTGTCATTTTACTTTGGGAGGGGCTATGGGGAGGTCGTTCGCTTGGGAGTAAAGCAGCGGTCGCCCACCCGCGTTGAGAATTGTGTCTTCCTTTCTCCAAATGCTTTTTTTTTATTGCCGACAACATTTTCTCGGTCTTGAGCGTGTTGGTTCACCTCACATGAGGTATGGTGACGAAGATGAAATTCACAGCGGGTTGGTCGGCGATATCGGCATTGTTTCAGTGGCTATAGTGGTTAATCTTTTGCATGTTAGCCATATCAGCGTTTTCTCTCGGTGAAGCCAAAATCCAAAACTCAACCACAAGTCAGTTGATGATGCTTATTGGCCCTTTTACAACAGTGTCATCATGGAAGAGAAGGCCGAGTTAAAGGAAAGATGGTGATGAGCTCGGAGCAGGAAGCCTACAATGGTCAATAGCAACAACCATGCAACGGTGTATGGAGAAACGAGGGCGCATGTTCGGTGTGTCCTTCCCCTATGGTGCTTCCATCCTATCTACACCTATAACTATAACAATGTTTTTGAGGCAAACACCGGACGGAGATTGCCCCATGAATACACAAAAAGTTTCTCCGAGGGAGCATGTGCATGGTGCATCGAATAAACAATCCGCATACTAGGGGTCCACAATAAAAGAAGCTGATGCCAAGAAAGGATAGGATGACAACCTACGTGTGATGGTGTTCTAACTTCTAAGAACTCAGTGTCAAGGGCGGCGAT comes from Triticum aestivum cultivar Chinese Spring chromosome 5B, IWGSC CS RefSeq v2.1, whole genome shotgun sequence and encodes:
- the LOC123114328 gene encoding uncharacterized protein At4g14100 — protein: MPPFPLPLLAVVLLLCHGAPRAAGDQPPAPTPWPHQFHAKLLMDYKGNLSLADLWYDWPGGRNLHVIRYQLAADAPYYDAEWNNGTSFFYTPARRACRSAAVGVGILRPDWLAPGATYLGRAPADGFDCHVWAKADFITYYEDAQTRRPVKWVFYTGRTAHVMSFEPGAVLEDAAEWQAPDYCFAAGNDLADGGDDAGFVPGIRMPLEG